GTCGATTAATGTCATGAGTTTCTCATGTTAAGTTTGTCGCAAGGTGTTGGTTACGCAGTCAAGGCCCTGGCCTACGTGGATGATGAGCGGGGATCGGGGCAGTTTGTGCGTGACATTGCGGAACAAGCGGAAGTGCCGCCATCCTATCTGGCTAAGATATTCAAAAGACTGGTGGATAGTGAGGTGCTTGTCTCCAAGCGTGGTTGGGCTGGCGGTACGCGTTTGGCTCGCTCGCCTGAAAGCATCACGCTTCTCGAGATCGCAGAAGCGGTTGACGGTAAGGACTGGAATTCCAGATGCCTGCTAGGGCAGGAGATATGCAGCGATGAGCGCGCATGTCCGACTCACGATTTTTGGAAAGTTGAGCGCAAGGCCATAGCCGAAAAACTGAAGAGAATTACTCTGGCCGAATGTATCGATTTTGAGCGCGAGCGTGCGCTCAAAAAGCACGCTTAAACAGTCCGGAATCGATTTTGTGATTCACTGAAGAGCTCTCGGTTCGATTTTTCCTGATAAAACGACACTAGTGTCGATTTAAAACTGGACAAGAGTGTCTAATATAGTATAAGAATTAGTTATATTAAGACATTACGATCTTAGTATAACTAAAGACAAATAACAGGAGACACATAATGAAAATGAATAAATCCAAACTTATCCTCGGGGCGCTCTCCCTGGGGTTGCTGGCTGCCCCTTCGCTCTCGGCTGAGGAGTATGTCACCAAGGAGGAGTTCCTCCAACTGCAGAAGCAAATGCAGACGCTCAGCCAACAGCTGCAAACGGCTCAACAACAAGTCGCCTCCAATCGAATGGCTAAGGAGGAATTCGAGGCCCTAGAGAAAAAGATGGCCGATGTTGAGATGACTTGGGACAACTGGTTATCCCGGGACATGCAGTATTACCGTCAACCGGGTAAAGAAGGCATCAACGTCTTCGAAGCCCCCAAGGAAACCGATGTCGCTTTTGATGGCGTCAAGGTGAGAATTGGCGGTGCGAGTACTCTCCAATTTCAGGG
This region of Coraliomargarita sinensis genomic DNA includes:
- a CDS encoding RrF2 family transcriptional regulator, translating into MLSLSQGVGYAVKALAYVDDERGSGQFVRDIAEQAEVPPSYLAKIFKRLVDSEVLVSKRGWAGGTRLARSPESITLLEIAEAVDGKDWNSRCLLGQEICSDERACPTHDFWKVERKAIAEKLKRITLAECIDFERERALKKHA